The genomic window AACTACAAAATGTGTTTTTAGCTACATTACTTGGGGGTTTTGTTTTTCTGATGGTAGTTGTTTTAATCATTCTACTTTTTGTAGACACAAAGCTTTTTCAACTACTAGTAATTGCAGGAGCATTAATAGCATTTTGCCTTGCTTTAACTTCGCTAATGGGTGACCCAGATAGGTTTTTTGATATTCAGAATAGATTTATATTTTTCTTGCAGGAAAAACTTGTTCCTTATCCCGCTTTGACCTCCATAATTAACAGCATATTAGGTGCAATAATTGGTTTTGGCCTACTTTTTAGCCTATCAGAAATCTATAGGTTGCTACGTGGGGTAGATGGTATGGGAGGCGGCGATTTTAAGATGATGTTGTTTGTTGGGATGTATTTAGGCTGGCAACTTTGTCTTACTACATTGCTGCTTGCTCCAGCACTAGCAATGTTACCTATAATTGCTATTTTTATCTTGAAAGGTAATGAAGCATGGCAATCTAAATTGCCTTTTGGCGTTTTCTTAGGCTTAGGAGCAATTGTTAGTTTGCTATATGGTAAACAAGTAATTGATGGTTATTTTTGGATAGCACAGCAATATCTTGCTCCTTGATTAACATTAATTAAAACTATTGTGGTTTCTCTGCAACATCGCTTGTTTAAGATTGTGGTCAAGTTGCAACATCTTAAACAAGCGTCTTATTTTTGGTTAAAGATTAACTCCAACAAATAGAAATAGTTGTTTTAGATCAAGTAAAGAAAAAATCTTTTGGTACAAAAAATGCTTAACAGCAAAGACTTGCAATAAACTGTAATACTTTATTTTGCTCAAGTTGCTGGGAGGATAGAAAAGTTGACTGTTTTTACGTTCGCGCAAAATGTTCTAAGTAATCAATTTAATACTTCTTTTTCGCAAAGAACTCTTAAAGAAGCTATTAGCTGTCAAGGTCGTGGGTTACACACAGGTTGTGATGTAAAAATGACACTTAAACCCGCCCCTCCTAACACTGGAATTTGTTTTCAACGAGTAGACTTATCTAATTTTGAAATTCCTGCCTTAATTGAATACGTTGCTAGAGTTAGTTACGCTACTACATTAATGCGTTTAGGAGTAATGGTAGCTACTGTAGAGCATTTACTTTCTGCCTTAGCTGGCTGCCAAATTGACAATTGTATTGTTGAACTTGATTCGTTGGAAGTGCCAATAATGGATGGTAGTTCACGGGAATTTATTACTTTAATAAAAGCTGCTGGTGTAGTTGAACAATCTGCGGCTAGGGTGTGTTTAAAAGTTTTAGCTCCGTTAGAAGTGTGTGATGGCAATCGTAGAATTAAAATTGAGCCAGCAGAGGAATTTTCTATTAATTCTTTAATAGATTTTGCTCATCCATTAATAGGAAAACAAATGTTTAGTTATAGTTCTAGCAAAACAGATTATATCAATGAAATTGCTCCAGCACGAACATTTGGTTTTACTAAGGAACTAGACGCACTACGCCAAGTGGGTTTAATTCGTGGTGGATCGCTAGAAAATGCTATTGTTTTAACAGAAAATGGATTGCTTAATACAGAAGCCTTACGTTTTATTGATGAATTTGCACGGCATAAAGTTTTAGATATTCTTGGAGATCTTGCTTTAATAGGTCGCCCAATTATTGGTCGAGTAACAGCCGAACGTTCAGGACACGCGCTACATGCTCAATTAGTTTCGCAATTGCTTAGGGATTCTAGTTCTTGGAAACTTATTGAACAAGAAAATCCACAACAATTAGCCGTTGCTAGATAAAACAAACTAATTGCAAACACTTCTACAATCCAGTAGCAATCCAGACTTGACCTTGTAGATTTTAAGGTTAAGCTATCAAGTTATTGTTTTTTAGCGAAAAGCTTCTATTACTTTAGTATTTGTTTGATTTATGAGTAAAAAATTATTTTTTCTTGGTTTAGATGGAACAACATTTGATTTACTTGACCCGTTAATGCGGGAAATAGGTCTTCCTAATCTTGAGCGTATTATTGCTAGTGGTGCTAGAGCTTCTTTAGAAACAACTATTCCACCCATCACCCCTACTGCTTGGGTTTCTTTAGTAACAGGTAAAAATCCAGGTAAACATGGAATACTAGAATTTTTACTTAGACGTAATGGATCAATGCACAATCTCCCAGTAAATCAAGCACTTAGAGATAGTCCGGCAATTTGGGATATACTTTCCCAGCTAGGTAAAAAAGTAATTGTTACAAATATGCCGGTTACTTATCCACCTGCTTCTGTTAATGGGTTGATGGTGTCTGACTTTTTAACTCCAAGAGGAAAACGAGATTTTACTTATCCATCAGATTTACTTGCAGAACTTGAATCAAAATTTGGCCCATATCGCCTTTATATTACAGAGGTTTACGCACCTGGCAATATTGATAAAGTGCTAGACCAGCTTTTTGATGAATTAGAGTATAAAACCAAGGTGACAGAATATTTAATGGAACAATACCCTTGGGATTTTTACGCTAACCATATTTGGAGTACAGACCGTTGCCAACACGAACTTTGGCATATTTGGGATGAAAAACACCCTCTTAGCAATCGTAAAGAAGTTACCAAACATCGTGACCGGGTTATGCAGTTTTGGAAGGCAGTTGATGAAGCAGTTGGAAGAATGGTAAGAAAAGCTGGGCCAGATAGTTTAGTTATGATGGGGTCAGATCACGGTTTTGGCCCAATTCATAAATTCCTTTGCTTTAATATTTGGCTACTTTCCGAAGGGTTACTTGTACTTAAGAAAAGTGCGATGACTCAACTTAAGAAACTGCTTTTTAATCTAGGGTTTACTCCAGAATTTGGCTATCGCATGTCAATGCGTATGGGACTAGCTAAAATCGGTTGGCTGCTGGGGTGACTAATCGCTCGCAATTGTTTAAGATTATTAATAGTTTGATGCTTTCGCTCCAAGATGTAGATTGGACACAAACAGTTGCTTACTCTAAAGGAAATTACGGACAGATTTTTATTAATCTAAAAGGACGTGAGCCTAATGGAGTAGTTACACCAGGTGTTGAATATGAAAGAATTTGTCAGACAGTGGTAGATAAATTAAAGGCAATAGTTAATCCTGATACAGGAGAAAAGCTAATTAATCAGGTTTGGCGACGCGAAGAAATCTACACCGGCCCACACGTTGAAGCGGCCCCAGATATTTCTTTCTTACCACTAGATATGCGCTATAAGCCTATGGGGACGCTAGATCTTACTTCTAACCGTTTTATTACAGATGTTTATGGTAATTCAGGCGATCATAGAATGAATGGGCTTTATATTGCTACAGGCCCTAATATCAAGCCTGCAATGAGACTTTCCCGCGCTCGTATAATTGACATTGCACCAACAATGCTTTATTTACTGGGCTATCCAATTCCTAAAGATATGGATGGCGAAGTTTTAACGGAAATGATTACAGACGATTATCTAAGCGCAAATCCTATAAGTGCTACAGATGGAATTGATAAGCAAAAAATTGCAGCAGATTTTTCTGAAGAAGATAGTGAAGAAGTAAGCGCACGCCTTAAGAGTTTAGGATATTTATAAAAATGACGAGCAAGTTTAATTCTATTTCCGCAGTGCTGCCAGCTTTTAATGAAGAGGAAAATATTGAAGCCGCAGCACTTAAAATGCTAGATGCACTTAAAACACTTCCTTTTTCTTCATATGAAGTAATCATTGTTAATGATGGTAGCAAAGACCGAACAGGCGAAATTAGCGACTCGCTAGCAGCAAAATATCCAGAAATTCGCGTAATCCATCACCCAACTAATCTTGGCTATGCTCAAGCTTTAAGTAATGGTTTTACTGGTGCTAAATCAGACCTTATTTTTTATACTGATTCTGATAACCAATTTGATGTCAAAGAGTTAAAGAACTTTATTGCACCTATTGAAGATTATGATTTAGTTTGTGGATTTCGTATTTATCGCTATGATCCTTTAACTAGATTATTTTTGTCTTGGGGTTTTAATTTACTGGTTAGAATTATTTTCCGTATACGAGTTAGAGATATTGATTGTGCTTTTAAGTTATTTCGTCGCAGCATTTTTGACAAAATTAAAATTGAATCACAACGCTTTTTTGTTGATGCTGAAGTGTTGGCTAAAGCCAGATATCATAAATTTTCTATGACGGAATTAGGCGTAAGACATTACCCTAGAACGGCTGGAAGTTCTACCGTTCGACCTTCTCATATTTTCTACACTTTACAAGAGTTAGCCAAGATTTGGGTTAATATTCATTTGAAAGGTGACAAATCTTGAACTCACAGTCACCTGAAGCCACTTTACTTAATCCTAGTCCTGTAACAGATCTAAAACTTAATCAAAACAAATCGAGTTTACTCTGGAAAATATTACAAATTGCTATTGGACTAGTAGCTTTTATCTTTGTTTTAACAAGAATTGACCAAAAGGAATTATTAAAAGTTATTGCTCAGGTAAATTATTTTATTTTACTAGGCGCAGTGCTAAACACATTATTTATGACTTATTTAATGGGTTGGCGTTGGCAACTATTAATAAAAGTAAAATACTCTGTTAGTAGTTGGACATTGTTTGGTCAATATTTAACAGCACAGTTTTTTAATTTATTTACTCCTAGTGCTGTTGGGGAGATCTAGCAAGACTACTTAGAGTTGGAAAAATTACAGGTGATAGTAGCTTTGTTTTTACTTCTATTGTAGTTGAACGCTTAGTTAGCCTTGTTGGACTGCTTTTAAGCAGTTTAGTTGGACTTTATCTTGGACGAGATTACTTAAATAATCCTAATAATTATTACTTTGTTGCAGGTTTGCTAATAATTTCTATTTTTCTTTGTTTGCTACTTTTTAGCAAAATGGCAATGAAGCTATTTCTTAATTTAGTGATTAGATTTGAGTTATTGATTAACCGTAAATTAGTTAGCAGTACAATAGAAAAAATTGGTAATCATTTAGCTAATT from Blastocatellia bacterium includes these protein-coding regions:
- a CDS encoding glycosyltransferase family 2 protein: MTSKFNSISAVLPAFNEEENIEAAALKMLDALKTLPFSSYEVIIVNDGSKDRTGEISDSLAAKYPEIRVIHHPTNLGYAQALSNGFTGAKSDLIFYTDSDNQFDVKELKNFIAPIEDYDLVCGFRIYRYDPLTRLFLSWGFNLLVRIIFRIRVRDIDCAFKLFRRSIFDKIKIESQRFFVDAEVLAKARYHKFSMTELGVRHYPRTAGSSTVRPSHIFYTLQELAKIWVNIHLKGDKS
- a CDS encoding flippase-like domain-containing protein yields the protein MNSQSPEATLLNPSPVTDLKLNQNKSSLLWKILQIAIGLVAFIFVLTRIDQKELLKVIAQVNYFILLGAVLNTLFMTYLMGWRWQLLIKVKYSVSSWTLFGQYLTAQFFNLFTPSAVGEI
- a CDS encoding alkaline phosphatase family protein, which encodes MSKKLFFLGLDGTTFDLLDPLMREIGLPNLERIIASGARASLETTIPPITPTAWVSLVTGKNPGKHGILEFLLRRNGSMHNLPVNQALRDSPAIWDILSQLGKKVIVTNMPVTYPPASVNGLMVSDFLTPRGKRDFTYPSDLLAELESKFGPYRLYITEVYAPGNIDKVLDQLFDELEYKTKVTEYLMEQYPWDFYANHIWSTDRCQHELWHIWDEKHPLSNRKEVTKHRDRVMQFWKAVDEAVGRMVRKAGPDSLVMMGSDHGFGPIHKFLCFNIWLLSEGLLVLKKSAMTQLKKLLFNLGFTPEFGYRMSMRMGLAKIGWLLG
- a CDS encoding UDP-3-O-acyl-N-acetylglucosamine deacetylase translates to MTVFTFAQNVLSNQFNTSFSQRTLKEAISCQGRGLHTGCDVKMTLKPAPPNTGICFQRVDLSNFEIPALIEYVARVSYATTLMRLGVMVATVEHLLSALAGCQIDNCIVELDSLEVPIMDGSSREFITLIKAAGVVEQSAARVCLKVLAPLEVCDGNRRIKIEPAEEFSINSLIDFAHPLIGKQMFSYSSSKTDYINEIAPARTFGFTKELDALRQVGLIRGGSLENAIVLTENGLLNTEALRFIDEFARHKVLDILGDLALIGRPIIGRVTAERSGHALHAQLVSQLLRDSSSWKLIEQENPQQLAVAR